A window from bacterium encodes these proteins:
- a CDS encoding NDP-sugar synthase gives MIALPKGFVLAAGFGTRLRPLTLHRAKPAFPFFSVPIASLALDSLAGAGVRDVVVNLHYLGETVVEALSPRIPAGVEVFWSEERGDILGTGGAVLPWLDLLGFDHFFLVNGDTYRGLDPSPMLAFHLERKSSATLSLSPAPAGCEGPIEIDDEGRVVRFLSARRPGSPCGKQMLFTGMHIFSPEAVPFFRAVGENSFCVNREVNAAMVGAGLDLFGYCPHEGYFWSDLGTPESYLSAHFTLLERGGIPKEAPGTFFASDSETKEGGKIAGPSWLGEGAVVEGGAQAGPFAVLGRDARVRRGARVSGSVVWDGVQVKEDLDLAIEAGFGRIITGPGGAR, from the coding sequence ATGATCGCCCTTCCCAAGGGTTTCGTACTGGCGGCGGGTTTCGGCACGAGGCTGCGGCCCCTGACGCTTCACAGGGCCAAGCCGGCCTTCCCTTTTTTCTCCGTTCCCATCGCCTCTCTGGCCCTCGATTCCTTGGCGGGGGCGGGGGTGAGGGACGTAGTGGTAAACCTCCACTACCTCGGCGAAACGGTGGTGGAAGCGCTTTCCCCCCGCATCCCTGCCGGGGTGGAGGTCTTCTGGAGCGAGGAGCGGGGGGATATCCTCGGCACCGGGGGGGCCGTCCTGCCCTGGCTGGACCTTCTGGGGTTCGACCACTTCTTTCTGGTCAACGGAGACACCTACCGGGGGCTGGACCCCTCCCCGATGCTGGCCTTCCACCTCGAACGCAAAAGCTCCGCCACCCTATCCCTTTCCCCGGCTCCCGCCGGGTGCGAGGGGCCGATAGAGATCGACGATGAGGGGCGCGTGGTGCGCTTTTTGTCGGCGCGCCGCCCCGGTTCCCCTTGCGGCAAACAGATGCTCTTCACCGGGATGCACATCTTCTCACCCGAGGCGGTCCCCTTTTTCCGCGCCGTAGGCGAGAATTCCTTCTGCGTCAACCGCGAGGTGAACGCGGCGATGGTAGGGGCGGGACTCGACCTCTTCGGCTACTGCCCCCATGAAGGCTACTTCTGGAGCGACCTCGGGACGCCGGAGAGCTACCTTTCCGCCCATTTCACTCTTCTCGAACGCGGAGGGATTCCAAAGGAAGCTCCCGGAACCTTCTTCGCGTCTGACTCGGAGACGAAAGAGGGAGGAAAGATAGCCGGTCCCTCCTGGCTCGGAGAGGGCGCGGTGGTCGAAGGAGGGGCGCAGGCGGGGCCCTTCGCCGTCCTCGGAAGGGACGCGAGGGTGCGCAGGGGGGCCCGCGTCTCGGGCTCGGTGGTCTGGGACGGCGTGCAGGTTAAAGAAGACCTCGATTTAGCCATCGAGGCGGGGTTTGGCAGGATAATCACCGGACCCGGAGGCGCAAGATGA
- a CDS encoding ABC transporter substrate-binding protein, giving the protein MMPKLPMRLFMSAAAAFLLYSACSREPARIPVIRVACAPHDHHAALYVAALSPEYFQENGNLYLQEKTFKKDYDLIEGGTVIAHVTLDSSGGDSQNVRKLCEDQFDFAFGSFPEMVRAVDEGRPVKVVAPITTGGTGLVVSADMCARSWKEFVALARWREKPLRIGYKTEGSNQQGALGAALWREGIPSGKWLENSSARVLMINLYGQNNLIPAVKAGLVDGFVGMQPLLAEAQFAGAGKIIAYIGDFETAGGEGYFPCCALGAREEFISRNPGQAEKFLTLVLRANRYVSQNPGKIAQKVAKWLEKPVEIEEMSLPTIKYSTDFKDGWKESADAWLRDAIEKRELVGAVRKAYEEGETWQKVFDLPLLDKASKKL; this is encoded by the coding sequence ATGATGCCGAAGTTACCGATGCGTCTTTTCATGTCAGCCGCAGCCGCTTTTCTGCTTTATTCAGCCTGTTCGCGGGAGCCCGCCCGCATACCTGTAATCCGCGTCGCTTGCGCCCCCCACGACCACCACGCCGCTCTCTACGTAGCGGCGCTCTCGCCGGAGTATTTTCAGGAAAACGGCAATCTCTACCTTCAGGAAAAAACCTTTAAGAAGGATTACGACCTCATAGAGGGGGGGACCGTCATAGCCCACGTCACCCTCGATTCGAGCGGCGGGGATTCGCAAAACGTCCGGAAACTCTGCGAGGACCAGTTCGACTTCGCTTTCGGCTCTTTTCCGGAAATGGTTCGGGCCGTCGATGAGGGGAGGCCGGTAAAGGTAGTCGCGCCGATAACGACGGGCGGAACGGGCCTGGTGGTGAGCGCCGATATGTGCGCCCGAAGCTGGAAGGAGTTCGTGGCGCTTGCCCGCTGGCGGGAAAAACCCCTGCGCATCGGGTACAAGACCGAGGGGTCAAATCAGCAGGGGGCTCTGGGGGCCGCTCTTTGGCGCGAGGGGATTCCCTCTGGAAAGTGGCTGGAGAATTCCTCGGCAAGGGTTCTGATGATCAACCTCTACGGACAAAACAACCTGATCCCGGCGGTGAAAGCGGGCCTCGTAGACGGGTTCGTGGGAATGCAGCCGCTTCTGGCGGAGGCCCAGTTCGCCGGAGCGGGAAAGATAATCGCATATATCGGGGACTTTGAAACGGCCGGAGGCGAGGGGTATTTCCCCTGCTGCGCCCTCGGGGCCAGAGAGGAGTTCATCAGCCGAAACCCCGGGCAAGCCGAAAAATTCCTCACCCTGGTCCTGCGCGCCAACCGCTACGTATCCCAAAATCCCGGCAAGATAGCCCAAAAGGTCGCGAAGTGGCTCGAAAAGCCGGTCGAGATCGAGGAAATGAGCCTCCCCACGATCAAATATTCCACGGACTTCAAAGACGGCTGGAAAGAGAGCGCCGACGCCTGGCTAAGGGACGCGATCGAGAAAAGGGAACTTGTGGGAGCGGTCAGGAAGGCTTACGAAGAAGGTGAAACGTGGCAGAAGGTCTTCGACCTGCCTTTGCTTGATAAAGCGTCGAAAAAACTTTAG
- a CDS encoding (d)CMP kinase, with product MFDNLRREEEGGAGKRVTVVTIDGPSGAGKSTVAKLVAGKLGFNYLDTGAMYRAIGWKADREGVSFEDEEALAKLCAETTLEFRREGGTAKIYLDGEDLSEKIREHRVSSLASRVSAVRTVREAMASFQRTIGLGAPTVAEGRDMGTVVFPDAFLKIYLTASPERRAKRRVLELHERGQEAVYEKILADIKERDKNDSTRAHSPLKPADDAVLIDSGELSAEEVAREIERLALKAMEIKKS from the coding sequence ATCTTCGACAACCTCCGCCGGGAGGAAGAAGGGGGCGCGGGGAAAAGAGTCACGGTAGTCACCATCGACGGCCCCTCGGGAGCCGGAAAATCCACCGTGGCGAAACTTGTCGCCGGAAAGCTGGGGTTCAACTACCTCGACACCGGGGCGATGTACCGCGCCATAGGCTGGAAGGCCGACAGGGAAGGCGTGTCCTTCGAGGACGAGGAGGCGCTCGCAAAACTCTGCGCCGAAACCACCCTGGAGTTCCGCAGGGAGGGGGGGACCGCGAAGATTTACCTCGACGGCGAGGACCTCTCGGAGAAGATACGGGAACACAGGGTAAGTTCGCTGGCCTCCCGCGTCTCGGCGGTGCGGACCGTGAGGGAGGCGATGGCCTCCTTCCAGCGCACCATCGGCCTGGGAGCCCCGACCGTCGCGGAGGGGCGCGACATGGGCACGGTGGTGTTCCCCGACGCCTTTTTGAAGATATATCTCACCGCCTCTCCCGAGCGCCGGGCGAAAAGGCGGGTTCTCGAACTGCACGAGAGGGGGCAGGAGGCGGTTTACGAAAAGATCCTCGCCGACATCAAGGAGAGGGACAAAAACGACTCCACCCGCGCCCACTCGCCCCTCAAACCAGCCGACGACGCGGTCCTCATCGATTCCGGAGAGCTTAGCGCCGAAGAGGTCGCACGGGAGATTGAGCGTCTCGCCCTTAAGGCGATGGAGATCAAAAAGTCATAA
- a CDS encoding LysM peptidoglycan-binding domain-containing protein, with amino-acid sequence MNSLARFFTPLILAALLSCGAPAKAEGWPVDPVGRLVAVGLPEKILFCGKEIPLGYEDVRERLEFELLVILGNPVQTSLWLKRMPRYFPDIERALKQEGLPDDLKYVAVAESNLRADALSKAGASGPWQFMKATGSEKGLKQTRCMDERRDWDKATCAATDFLEDLYGTFGDWPLALAAYNAGPGRVMDARREQGESSYFALKLPAETERYVFRIIAAKLVGENPERFGIDMSQAKLYAELDTDEVELSVRKSISPKTVASYAGISYRYLLILNPWMTGGDLPEGRYFITIPAANKELFAKASAPSKQPPPPPAVKPAAPDQAVASAQTGAGTYDVQPGDSLSLIARKHSVKLGDLMSANGLGKTSPLKPGQKLIIPVQN; translated from the coding sequence ATGAATTCCCTCGCCAGATTTTTTACGCCTTTAATTCTTGCCGCGCTCCTGAGCTGCGGCGCGCCCGCCAAAGCCGAAGGATGGCCCGTAGACCCCGTCGGCCGTCTCGTAGCGGTCGGCCTTCCCGAGAAGATCCTTTTTTGCGGCAAGGAGATTCCTCTCGGCTACGAGGACGTGCGGGAGAGGCTGGAATTCGAGCTTCTCGTGATTCTCGGAAACCCCGTCCAGACCTCCCTCTGGCTCAAGAGAATGCCCCGCTATTTTCCCGATATAGAGCGGGCGCTGAAACAGGAGGGGCTTCCCGACGACCTCAAATACGTCGCCGTCGCGGAATCCAACCTTCGCGCCGACGCCCTCAGCAAGGCCGGGGCCTCGGGGCCGTGGCAGTTCATGAAGGCGACGGGAAGCGAAAAAGGGCTCAAACAGACAAGGTGCATGGACGAGCGCAGGGACTGGGACAAGGCTACCTGCGCGGCGACGGATTTTCTGGAGGATCTTTACGGAACCTTCGGCGACTGGCCGCTCGCCCTGGCCGCCTACAACGCGGGGCCGGGGAGGGTTATGGACGCCAGAAGGGAACAGGGGGAATCGAGTTACTTCGCCCTCAAGCTCCCCGCCGAGACCGAGCGCTACGTATTTCGCATAATCGCCGCGAAGCTGGTCGGCGAAAATCCCGAGAGGTTCGGGATAGACATGTCCCAGGCGAAGCTCTACGCGGAACTTGATACCGACGAGGTGGAGCTTTCGGTGAGAAAATCCATCTCTCCGAAGACCGTCGCCTCCTACGCGGGCATAAGCTACCGCTACCTCCTGATTCTGAACCCGTGGATGACCGGCGGGGACCTCCCTGAGGGCAGGTACTTCATAACGATACCCGCCGCCAACAAGGAACTCTTCGCGAAAGCCTCCGCCCCTTCAAAACAGCCCCCGCCGCCCCCGGCCGTAAAGCCCGCCGCCCCCGATCAGGCCGTCGCCTCTGCCCAGACCGGAGCGGGAACCTACGACGTTCAGCCCGGCGACAGTCTCTCGCTGATCGCCCGGAAGCACTCGGTAAAGCTGGGCGACCTGATGAGCGCGAACGGGTTGGGGAAGACAAGCCCCCTAAAGCCCGGCCAGAAGCTCATAATCCCCGTTCAGAACTAG
- a CDS encoding 2-dehydropantoate 2-reductase: MRIAVMGAGAVGSYFGARLARAGLEVILIGRGPHLTRMKRDSLRVRSIDGDFDIIMKTATDPEEVGVCDLVLFTVKSYDTAEAARKIAPLLDPRTPVLSLQNGLGNEEAIEEMIGPGRVLHGLCYIGARIDVPGEVIHSAAGRVILGETDGRKTIRAVRVESAFADAGIAVKVSSEIIAEQWKKLLWNLSFNAISALTRATVGQLLAVQECAKIAKDAMEEALAVAKAEGVQLPSDLVFRVLESNDQYRDLRTSMLQDVERGGRLEFEAINGTVVRRGKHARVATPSNEVLYGLLKCLDRVLAEERKINSEISRR; this comes from the coding sequence ATGAGAATAGCCGTGATGGGCGCGGGGGCGGTCGGCTCCTACTTCGGCGCGAGACTCGCCAGGGCCGGGCTTGAGGTGATCCTGATAGGTAGGGGGCCCCACCTTACGAGGATGAAGCGCGACTCCCTCAGGGTCCGCTCGATCGACGGCGATTTCGACATAATAATGAAGACCGCCACCGACCCCGAAGAAGTCGGGGTCTGCGACCTTGTCCTCTTCACCGTCAAATCCTACGATACCGCCGAGGCGGCGCGCAAGATCGCCCCCCTCCTCGACCCCCGGACTCCGGTCCTCTCCCTCCAGAACGGCTTGGGAAACGAGGAGGCTATAGAGGAGATGATAGGGCCGGGAAGGGTCCTGCACGGCCTCTGTTACATAGGGGCGAGGATCGACGTGCCCGGCGAGGTGATCCACAGCGCCGCCGGAAGGGTGATTCTGGGCGAGACCGACGGGAGGAAGACCATAAGGGCGGTTCGGGTGGAGTCGGCCTTCGCCGACGCGGGGATCGCCGTGAAGGTAAGTTCCGAGATAATAGCCGAACAGTGGAAAAAGCTCCTCTGGAACCTCTCCTTCAACGCCATTTCGGCGCTCACCCGGGCCACCGTCGGCCAACTCCTCGCCGTTCAGGAGTGCGCGAAGATAGCGAAGGACGCGATGGAGGAGGCGCTGGCGGTGGCCAAAGCCGAGGGGGTGCAGCTTCCCTCCGACCTTGTCTTTAGGGTGCTGGAGTCCAACGATCAGTACCGGGACCTTCGCACCTCGATGCTGCAGGACGTGGAGAGGGGCGGGAGGCTGGAGTTCGAGGCGATAAACGGAACTGTGGTCCGCCGGGGAAAGCACGCCCGCGTCGCCACCCCCTCGAACGAGGTGCTTTACGGGCTTTTAAAGTGCCTCGACCGGGTGCTGGCGGAAGAAAGAAAGATAAACTCGGAGATCTCCCGCCGATAG
- a CDS encoding DUF4388 domain-containing protein, whose amino-acid sequence MELWGNLKDFSLPDVIQLVGFGRKSGVLGVEHNGASARLFFQEGNVVHAEMGDLSGEDAVFMLFRLVEGEFRFRADLKPPAQTIFMDPTNLVMEAARLMDESARDSREAREKAAEAQPVVEAAQEVEAVSPPPPPAEDDFSTELPEIFVEEETVSVLGYDSGDGYGIIAPVEEPVASQPPARKVSTPAEIREELKVILEQKFGRESKRLLQAVEKCGDTLDEFQQLVTRVERFVSAFVDPKSASQIGDELRQIVSKLSS is encoded by the coding sequence TTGGAGCTTTGGGGTAATCTTAAGGATTTCAGTCTTCCCGACGTGATTCAGCTCGTCGGGTTCGGCAGGAAGAGCGGTGTGCTCGGCGTAGAGCACAACGGCGCTTCCGCCAGGCTTTTTTTTCAGGAAGGAAACGTCGTTCACGCCGAAATGGGAGACCTTTCCGGTGAAGACGCCGTCTTCATGCTCTTTCGCCTCGTCGAGGGGGAGTTCCGCTTCAGGGCCGATTTAAAGCCTCCCGCGCAGACGATTTTCATGGACCCGACAAATCTGGTCATGGAAGCCGCCCGCCTCATGGACGAATCCGCGAGGGATTCCCGGGAAGCAAGGGAGAAAGCGGCGGAAGCCCAGCCTGTGGTCGAGGCCGCTCAGGAGGTTGAGGCGGTTTCGCCGCCGCCCCCCCCTGCTGAAGACGATTTCTCCACCGAACTTCCGGAAATTTTTGTAGAAGAAGAAACTGTAAGCGTTCTGGGGTACGATTCTGGCGATGGCTATGGTATAATAGCGCCGGTTGAGGAGCCAGTAGCTTCACAGCCTCCAGCCAGGAAGGTCTCGACTCCCGCGGAAATCCGTGAGGAATTGAAGGTTATTCTTGAACAGAAATTCGGCCGCGAATCAAAGCGGCTATTGCAAGCGGTGGAGAAATGCGGGGATACACTAGACGAATTCCAGCAGCTGGTGACGAGGGTGGAGCGTTTCGTTTCAGCCTTCGTCGATCCGAAGTCCGCCTCCCAGATAGGGGACGAACTTCGCCAGATTGTATCAAAACTCTCTTCCTGA
- a CDS encoding DUF179 domain-containing protein, with product MLLARRTKSLPETPIDTINLKGQFLVAMPHMTDPNFHRAVVLVCEHAAEGAMGLVVNRPLPCCLKEVLEGLEIPGTGGTDALAHCGGPVEPQMGFLLYSGGPKYEHSLEVTDFVSLGTTLNILAEIARNEGPKKFFFALGYSGWGPGQLDDEIRRNDWLVIPASEQIVYDLPYEERWDAAIRILGIKPDMLGKTFGTA from the coding sequence ATGCTTTTGGCCCGCCGGACGAAATCGCTCCCGGAGACTCCCATCGACACTATAAATCTTAAAGGTCAATTCCTCGTCGCGATGCCGCACATGACGGACCCGAACTTTCACCGTGCGGTCGTTCTCGTCTGCGAACACGCGGCGGAAGGCGCAATGGGGCTCGTGGTCAACAGGCCTTTGCCCTGCTGCCTGAAAGAGGTGCTTGAGGGGCTCGAAATTCCGGGGACCGGGGGAACGGATGCGCTTGCCCACTGCGGCGGGCCGGTCGAGCCCCAGATGGGCTTTTTGCTTTATTCAGGCGGACCGAAGTACGAGCACTCCCTTGAGGTCACCGATTTCGTGAGCCTGGGCACGACGCTAAACATCCTCGCCGAGATCGCCAGGAACGAAGGGCCGAAAAAGTTCTTCTTCGCCCTCGGTTATTCAGGCTGGGGCCCCGGACAGTTGGACGACGAGATACGGAGAAACGACTGGCTGGTCATTCCCGCCTCCGAACAGATCGTTTACGATCTTCCCTATGAGGAGCGCTGGGACGCCGCGATACGGATACTCGGGATAAAGCCGGATATGCTCGGTAAAACCTTCGGCACCGCCTGA
- a CDS encoding Bax inhibitor-1/YccA family protein gives MYGTINGSVPAIDEKVWVQVRTRFITNVYGWMAGGLGVSAAAALLVLKSDYLMTTFIMNGAWFTGLIIAQLGLVMGLSWAIGRISTATASWLFVLYSALSGMTMSVVLLRYTSASVLQTLAVSSAVFGGAALYGTFTKKDLTSWGSFLLMGLLGLVIATVVNIFTALAWLDWALTYLGVFIFTGLAAYDSQKIQRIGLEASAYGDDSLSRASIYGALALYLDFVNLFLFMLRLTGRSRD, from the coding sequence ATGTACGGTACCATAAACGGAAGCGTTCCCGCCATCGACGAAAAAGTCTGGGTGCAGGTTCGCACTAGATTCATCACAAACGTCTACGGCTGGATGGCGGGAGGTCTCGGGGTTAGCGCGGCCGCCGCGCTTCTGGTCCTGAAGAGCGACTACCTGATGACCACCTTCATCATGAACGGAGCGTGGTTCACCGGCCTCATCATCGCCCAGCTCGGCCTCGTGATGGGACTTTCCTGGGCGATAGGCAGAATCTCCACCGCTACGGCGAGCTGGCTTTTCGTGCTTTACAGCGCCCTTTCCGGCATGACGATGTCGGTCGTCCTTCTGCGCTATACCTCAGCCTCGGTGCTTCAGACCCTTGCGGTGTCGTCGGCGGTCTTCGGGGGAGCGGCGCTTTACGGCACCTTCACCAAAAAAGACCTTACCTCCTGGGGCTCCTTTCTTCTCATGGGGCTTCTGGGGCTGGTAATCGCCACCGTGGTTAACATCTTCACCGCCCTGGCGTGGCTGGACTGGGCGCTGACCTATCTGGGCGTCTTCATCTTCACGGGGCTCGCGGCCTACGATTCCCAGAAGATACAGCGCATCGGCCTGGAGGCCTCCGCCTACGGCGACGACTCTCTCTCCCGCGCCTCAATCTACGGGGCGCTGGCCTTGTACCTCGATTTCGTCAACCTGTTTTTGTTCATGCTCCGGCTCACCGGCCGCTCTCGCGACTAA
- the nifJ gene encoding pyruvate:ferredoxin (flavodoxin) oxidoreductase — MSQRRMLTVDGNEAVASVAHRLSEIAVIYPITPSSTMGEHADEWSANGQKNIWGTVPKVVEMQSEGGAAGAMHGAVQSGSLVTTFTASQGLLLMIPNMYKIAGELTPFAMHVSARALAVQSLSIFGDQCDVMAVRQTGFAMLASNSPQEAHDLAAIAHTSTLTSRIPFLHFFDGFRTSHEVAKIEILSDEDLRHLVCEKSIHEHRARALTPDRPVLRGSAANPDTYFQTRETSNSFYAAVPEKVEAAMEKFKHITGREYRLFDYVGHPEAERVIVIMGSGAEAVHETVEYLAARGEKVGCVKVRLFRPFSAAHLMKALPDAVKAIAVMDRCKESGALGEPLYMDVVCALREAKASGFCTLRRDPLVIGGRYGLSSKEFNPAMIKAVFDKLKKPDPRLHFTVGINDDVTGLSLVYDESFDIEPDDVVRAVFFGLGADGTVGANKNSIKIIGEETDFYAQGYFVYDSKKSGGTTISHLRFGPRPIRSTFQIHKASFVACHLHAFLEKFDMLQTAQKGATFLLNTPFGPDKVWDVLPSPVQSSIIEKKLKFYVIDAGEVARSTGMGGRINTVMQTCFFAISGVLPREEAIAKIKAAIEKTYGKKGKEVVRKNFEAVDQTLANLFEVKIPKKVSSLRPLPPTVSPEAPDFVKNVTAIMIAGKGDQLPVSAFAPDGTWPTGTTKWEKRNIAHSIPIWDKDLCIQCGKCSMTCPHATIRINYYDPKYLAKAPAAFRSTDSKTKDFEGMKFTVQVAPEDCTGCGLCVRTCPAADKADPAIKAINLRPRAEHVEEEKESFNYFLTIPRPDPSTLKSDVRGSQLREPLFEFSGSCAGCGETPYVKLLTQLFGDRLMIANATGCTSIYGGNLPTTPYTKNKEGRGPAWANSLFEDNAEFGLGFRVSIDQHREYASELLRKAAPKVGDDLVASILGADQTTEAGIEEQRKRVAALKAKIEEIKGKEAHRLLDVADYFVKKSVWILGGDGWAYDIGYGGLDHVLASGHNVNVLVLDTEVYSNTGGQQSKATPLGAAAKFAAAGKPLPKKDLGMIAMTYGTIYVAQVSLGARDAHTIRAMQEAESYNGPSLIIAYSHCIAQGFDLSHGNEQQKMAVESGHWPLYRFDPRRTLAGENPLQLDSGDIKIPLADYAYNETRYKMLKLVDPERAAYLMEEAQKETTSRYHLYQALASMKMPK, encoded by the coding sequence ATGTCCCAACGCCGCATGCTCACCGTCGACGGCAACGAAGCCGTCGCCTCGGTTGCGCACCGCCTTTCAGAGATCGCGGTAATCTACCCGATTACCCCTTCCTCGACGATGGGCGAACACGCAGACGAGTGGAGCGCCAACGGGCAGAAGAACATCTGGGGAACGGTTCCCAAAGTGGTTGAAATGCAGTCCGAGGGCGGGGCCGCCGGCGCGATGCACGGCGCCGTACAGTCCGGCTCTCTGGTAACCACTTTCACGGCCTCCCAGGGGCTTTTGCTGATGATTCCCAACATGTACAAGATCGCGGGCGAGCTTACCCCCTTTGCGATGCACGTCAGCGCCCGCGCCCTTGCCGTCCAGTCTCTCTCCATCTTCGGGGATCAGTGCGACGTTATGGCCGTGCGTCAGACCGGCTTTGCCATGCTCGCCTCGAACTCCCCGCAGGAAGCCCACGACCTCGCGGCGATAGCCCACACCTCGACGCTTACCTCGCGCATACCCTTCCTCCACTTTTTCGACGGCTTCCGCACCTCCCACGAGGTAGCGAAGATAGAGATACTCTCCGACGAGGATCTCCGCCACCTGGTCTGCGAGAAGTCGATACATGAGCACAGGGCGCGGGCGCTTACTCCCGACAGGCCGGTCCTTCGCGGCAGCGCGGCCAACCCCGACACCTATTTCCAGACCAGGGAGACAAGCAACTCCTTCTACGCGGCGGTACCGGAAAAGGTCGAGGCCGCGATGGAGAAGTTCAAGCACATCACCGGGCGCGAATACCGCCTCTTCGACTACGTCGGACACCCCGAGGCGGAGCGCGTCATCGTGATAATGGGCTCCGGCGCGGAGGCAGTCCACGAGACCGTCGAATACCTGGCCGCCAGGGGCGAGAAGGTCGGCTGCGTCAAGGTCCGCCTCTTCCGCCCCTTCTCCGCCGCCCACCTGATGAAGGCCCTTCCCGACGCAGTGAAGGCGATAGCCGTCATGGACAGGTGCAAGGAATCGGGCGCGCTCGGCGAGCCGCTGTACATGGACGTGGTCTGCGCCCTGCGCGAGGCCAAAGCGAGCGGTTTTTGCACCCTCAGGCGCGACCCCCTGGTCATCGGAGGGCGCTACGGCCTCTCGTCGAAGGAATTCAACCCCGCGATGATAAAGGCGGTCTTCGACAAGCTGAAAAAGCCCGACCCGAGGCTCCACTTCACCGTGGGCATCAACGACGACGTTACCGGGCTCAGCCTCGTCTACGACGAGAGCTTCGACATCGAGCCGGACGACGTCGTAAGGGCGGTCTTCTTCGGCCTCGGAGCCGACGGTACGGTCGGGGCGAACAAGAACTCGATCAAGATTATCGGCGAGGAGACTGATTTCTACGCCCAGGGGTACTTCGTCTACGACTCGAAGAAATCCGGCGGCACGACCATCTCGCACCTTCGCTTCGGCCCCCGCCCGATACGCTCTACCTTCCAGATACACAAGGCCAGCTTCGTGGCGTGCCACCTCCACGCTTTTCTGGAGAAGTTCGACATGCTCCAGACCGCGCAGAAGGGGGCGACCTTTCTTCTCAACACGCCCTTCGGGCCGGACAAGGTCTGGGACGTGCTCCCCTCCCCCGTCCAGAGCTCGATAATCGAAAAGAAGCTGAAGTTCTACGTTATCGACGCCGGCGAGGTCGCCCGCAGCACCGGCATGGGCGGCAGGATCAACACCGTCATGCAGACCTGCTTCTTCGCCATCTCCGGCGTCCTTCCGAGGGAGGAGGCGATAGCCAAGATCAAGGCCGCCATCGAGAAGACTTACGGAAAGAAGGGCAAGGAAGTCGTCAGAAAGAACTTCGAGGCCGTCGACCAGACCCTCGCGAACCTCTTCGAGGTCAAAATCCCGAAGAAGGTGAGTTCCCTGCGCCCCCTTCCCCCGACCGTCTCTCCCGAGGCGCCGGATTTTGTTAAGAACGTGACTGCGATTATGATCGCGGGCAAGGGCGACCAGCTTCCCGTCAGCGCCTTCGCTCCGGACGGCACCTGGCCCACCGGCACGACGAAGTGGGAAAAGAGAAACATCGCCCATTCGATACCGATCTGGGACAAAGACCTGTGCATCCAGTGCGGCAAGTGCTCGATGACCTGCCCCCACGCCACCATACGCATAAACTATTACGACCCGAAATACCTCGCGAAGGCTCCGGCCGCTTTCAGAAGCACGGATTCAAAGACAAAGGATTTCGAGGGTATGAAGTTCACCGTACAGGTCGCGCCCGAGGACTGTACCGGCTGCGGCCTCTGCGTGAGGACCTGCCCGGCGGCCGACAAGGCCGACCCCGCGATAAAGGCGATAAACCTCAGGCCAAGGGCGGAACACGTCGAGGAAGAAAAGGAGAGCTTCAACTATTTCCTCACCATTCCCCGCCCCGACCCCTCCACGCTGAAATCCGACGTAAGGGGAAGTCAGCTCCGCGAGCCTCTCTTCGAGTTCTCCGGCTCCTGCGCGGGCTGCGGCGAGACCCCCTACGTAAAACTCCTTACCCAGCTCTTCGGCGACAGGCTCATGATAGCCAACGCCACCGGCTGCACCTCCATCTACGGCGGAAATCTTCCGACGACGCCCTACACCAAGAACAAAGAGGGCAGAGGCCCGGCTTGGGCGAACTCCCTCTTCGAGGACAACGCCGAATTCGGCCTGGGTTTCAGAGTCTCAATCGACCAGCACAGAGAGTACGCCTCCGAGCTTCTCAGGAAGGCGGCCCCGAAGGTCGGCGACGACCTCGTAGCGTCCATTCTCGGCGCGGACCAGACGACCGAAGCCGGAATCGAGGAGCAGCGAAAGCGAGTAGCCGCCCTCAAGGCCAAAATCGAGGAGATAAAGGGCAAGGAGGCGCACCGCCTTCTGGACGTGGCGGATTACTTCGTCAAGAAGTCCGTCTGGATTCTCGGCGGCGACGGCTGGGCCTACGACATCGGCTACGGCGGCCTCGACCACGTCCTGGCTTCCGGCCACAACGTAAACGTCCTCGTCCTCGACACCGAGGTCTATTCCAACACCGGCGGCCAGCAGTCCAAGGCCACTCCTCTCGGCGCGGCGGCGAAGTTCGCGGCGGCGGGCAAGCCCCTGCCCAAAAAAGACCTCGGCATGATAGCCATGACCTACGGCACAATCTACGTCGCACAGGTCTCGCTGGGCGCGCGCGACGCCCACACCATCCGCGCCATGCAGGAGGCCGAGAGCTACAACGGCCCCTCGCTGATCATCGCTTACTCCCACTGCATCGCGCAGGGTTTCGACCTTAGCCACGGCAACGAGCAGCAGAAGATGGCGGTGGAATCCGGCCACTGGCCGCTTTACCGCTTCGACCCGCGCAGAACGCTCGCCGGAGAGAACCCGCTCCAGCTGGATTCCGGCGACATAAAGATTCCCCTGGCCGATTACGCCTACAACGAAACCCGCTACAAGATGCTCAAGCTGGTAGACCCGGAACGCGCCGCATACCTCATGGAGGAAGCGCAAAAGGAGACCACCAGCCGCTACCACCTCTATCAGGCTCTGGCATCAATGAAGATGCCGAAATAG